One Spinacia oleracea cultivar Varoflay chromosome 4, BTI_SOV_V1, whole genome shotgun sequence DNA segment encodes these proteins:
- the LOC110795737 gene encoding 2S sulfur-rich seed storage protein 2, with product MASKVVILAAMMATLVVMTHATIITTEVEVEVEIEDTASDRRMSTSSQCRRELRSQWPNHCEQYMMQGMRRRSYMIDEDINQGKQSRQYFDKCCDDLRMMQPQCQCEAMKMMMQDMEMKQQGHMMMDKAMKIPMMCGTMQRQCPMSYI from the coding sequence ATGGCAAGCAAAGTTGTAATCCTAGCTGCCATGATGGCAACCTTGGTGGTAATGACCCATGCCACCATTATAACCACCGAGGTCGAGGTCGAGGTCGAGATCGAGGACACTGCCTCAGACCGAAGGATGAGCACTTCTAGCCAGTGTCGCCGTGAGTTGCGGTCGCAGTGGCCGAACCACTGTGAGCAGTACATGATGCAAGGCATGAGGAGGAGGTCGTACATGATAGATGAAGATATTAATCAAGGGAAGCAGAGCAGACAATACTTTGACAAGTGTTGTGATGACTTAAGGATGATGCAACCACAATGCCAATGTGAGGccatgaagatgatgatgcaAGATATGGAGATGAAGCAACAAGGACATATGATGATGGACAAAGCCATGAAGATTCCTATGATGTGCGGCACCATGCAACGCCAGTGCCCTATGTCTTACATCTAG
- the LOC110795721 gene encoding thiamine thiazole synthase, chloroplastic, translating to MASMASAALSSKLSKPVFLDSAVYGTPLTTPIHKSIYYKPSTKSSISMSAAPAPAPAPLPYDLNNYKFDPIRESIVAREMTRRYMTDMITYADTDVVVIGAGSAGLSCAYELSKNPNINIALIEQSVSPGGGAWLGGQLFSAMIVRKPAHHFLDELEIDYDELEHYVVIKHAALFTSTIMSKLLARPNVKLFNAVAAEDLIVKGGRVAGVVTNWALVSMNHNTQSCMDPNVMEAKVVVSSCGHDGPFGATGVKRLQDIGMIKTVPGMSALDMNLAEDAIVRLTREVVPGMIVTGMEVAEIDGAPRMGPTFGAMMISGQKAAHLALRALGLDNALDGTVAEPKPEFTLASSETTDVVDA from the exons atggctTCAATGGCTTCCGCCGCCCTATCTTCCAAATTAAGCAAGCCGGTCTTCCTAGACTCGGCTGTCTATGGAACCCCTTTAACCACCCCAATCCACAAATCTATCTACTACAAGCCATCCACCAAGTCTAGCATTTCCATGTCTGCCGCCCCAGCCCCAGCCCCAGCCCCACTCCCGTACGACCTTAACAACTACAAATTCGACCCTATCCGTGAATCCATCGTGGCTCGGGAGATGACCCGGCGTTACATGACCGACATGATCACGTACGCAGATACCGATGTGGTCGTGATCGGGGCCGGGTCAGCCGGGCTTAGCTGTGCTTACGAGCTGAGCAAGAACCCAAACATCAACATAGCCCTCATTGAGCAATCCGTGAGCCCTGGAGGAGGAGCATGGCTCGGTGGCCAGCTTTTCTCCGCCATGATCGTCCGCAAGCCTGCTCATCACTTCCTTGATGAGCTTGAGATCGATTACGATGAGCTAGAACACTACGTGGTTATCAAACATGCTGCCCTTTTCACCTCCACCATTATGTCAAAGCTTTTGGCCCGACCGAATGTGAAGCTATTTAACGCTGTTGCGGCTGAGGATTTGATCGTGAAAGGAGGCCGTGTTGCTGGGGTTGTGACAAACTGGGCACTAGTTTCAATGAACCACAACACACAGAGTTGTATGGACCCAAACGTGATGGAGGCTAAGGTTGTGGTTAGCTCATGTGGACATGATGGTCCATTTGGTGCAACCGGTGTGAAGAGGTTGCAAGATATTGGTATGATTAAAACTGTACCAGGGATGAGTGCTTTGGACATGAACCTTGCTGAAGATGCTATTGTCAGGTTGACTAGGGAGGTTGTTCCTGGTATGATTGTTACTGGTATGGAAGTTGCCGAGATTGACGGCGCTCCACGAATG GGTCCAACTTTCGGCGCTATGATGATTTCAGGACAAAAGGCGGCCCACCTAGCTCTGAGAGCATTGGGCCTAGACAATGCTCTAGACGGTACAGTAGCAGAGCCCAAACCTGAGTTCACTCTGGCTTCTTCTGAAACAACAGACGTTGTTGATGCTTAA